Proteins co-encoded in one Sphingopyxis sp. BE259 genomic window:
- a CDS encoding CusA/CzcA family heavy metal efflux RND transporter has protein sequence MLARTIGFSIRQRWLVLAVVALLCAIGAWSATKLPIDAVPDITNVQVQINTKAEGYSPLESEQRITYPIETAIAGIPNLNYTRSISRYGLSQVTVVFEDGTDIYFARQQVNERLQAARGQLPPGMEPEMGPISTGLGEIFMFSIEAEPGARKPDGSPYTAEDLRTMSDWVIRPQMRTIPGVAEINTIGGYARQYHVTPNPASLASLNLSLNDVVTALEANNANRGAGYVERSGEQILIRVPGQANNERDLSQIIVTTRGGVPIRIADVADVAIGSGLRTGAATENGKEVVLATVSMLIGENPRVVAQASAERLVEASRALPKGVVAKPLYDRTALVERTISTVQKNLAEGALLVIVILFLLLGNFRAALITAAVIPVAMLMTLTGMLQTRTSANLMSLGALDFGLIVDGAVIIVENCLRRLGEAQHRLGRLLDRDERFGLVASASAEVIKPSIFGIIIITAVYLPIFALEGIEGKTFHPMAITVVLALTAALLLSLTLVPAAVALFVTGKVEEKENWLMRGLGKGYRPMLDRVLNWPKAALAGALVLVALSGVAATSLGSEFIPDLDEGDIAMHAMRIPGTSLTQSIAMQEALEKRIRQFPEVERVFAKIGTPEVATDPMPPSVADNFIMLKDRKEWPDPRKPRDQLVAELNKAVNEVPGNNYEFTQPVKMRMNELIAGVRADVAIKLFGDDLDQLLESGQAIEEVAGGIAGARDVKLEQVTGLPMLSVTPDRDKLARYGVSIETVQDAVSTATGGRQAGELFKGDRRFDVIVRLPEAIRTDLASLGNLPVALPAGGFVPLSELAEISLAAGPNQISRENGKRRAVITANVRGRDLGSFIDELTQKVEADVVLPDGYYIEYGGTFEQLQSATERLQIVVPLVLLLIFGLLFMLFGSVRDAAIVFSGVPLALTGGVAALALRDIPLSISAGVGFIALSGVAVLNGVVMLSFIKDLRERGKALVDAIRQGALTRLRPVMMTALVASLGFVPMALNVGAGSEVQRPLATVVIGGIISSTILTLLVLPALYLLVHRRTAKAEEEELTRPSGVSSPAG, from the coding sequence ATGCTAGCCAGAACCATAGGCTTTTCGATCCGGCAACGATGGCTCGTCCTCGCGGTCGTCGCGCTCCTCTGCGCGATCGGCGCGTGGAGCGCGACCAAATTGCCCATCGACGCCGTTCCCGACATCACCAACGTCCAGGTCCAGATCAACACCAAGGCGGAAGGCTATTCGCCGCTCGAATCCGAGCAGCGCATCACCTATCCGATCGAGACCGCGATCGCGGGCATTCCGAACCTCAACTACACCAGATCGATCTCGCGCTACGGGCTCAGCCAGGTCACCGTTGTCTTCGAGGACGGGACTGACATCTATTTCGCGCGCCAGCAGGTCAACGAGCGGCTCCAGGCCGCGCGCGGCCAGCTTCCACCCGGGATGGAGCCCGAAATGGGCCCGATCTCGACGGGTCTCGGCGAGATCTTCATGTTCTCGATCGAGGCGGAACCGGGCGCGCGAAAACCCGACGGTTCGCCTTATACGGCGGAAGACCTCCGGACGATGTCCGACTGGGTCATCCGGCCGCAGATGCGCACGATCCCGGGGGTCGCCGAGATCAACACGATCGGCGGCTACGCCCGCCAATATCATGTGACCCCCAACCCGGCCTCGCTCGCCTCGCTCAATCTCTCGCTCAACGATGTCGTCACCGCACTCGAGGCCAATAATGCCAACCGCGGCGCCGGTTATGTCGAGCGCAGCGGCGAACAGATTCTGATCCGCGTGCCGGGTCAGGCCAATAATGAGCGCGACCTGTCGCAGATCATCGTCACCACTCGCGGCGGGGTTCCGATCCGGATCGCCGACGTCGCCGATGTCGCGATCGGTTCGGGGCTCCGCACAGGCGCCGCGACGGAAAATGGCAAGGAAGTCGTCCTTGCCACGGTCTCGATGCTGATCGGCGAGAATCCGCGCGTGGTCGCGCAGGCCTCGGCCGAACGTCTCGTCGAGGCCTCGCGTGCCCTTCCGAAGGGCGTCGTTGCCAAGCCGCTCTACGATCGCACCGCGCTCGTCGAGCGGACGATCTCGACGGTGCAGAAGAACTTGGCCGAAGGCGCGCTCCTCGTCATCGTGATCCTGTTCCTCCTGCTCGGCAATTTCCGGGCGGCGCTGATCACGGCGGCGGTCATTCCGGTCGCGATGCTGATGACGCTGACGGGCATGCTCCAGACGCGGACATCGGCGAACCTCATGAGCCTCGGGGCGCTCGACTTCGGCCTCATTGTCGACGGGGCCGTCATCATCGTCGAGAACTGCCTCCGCCGGCTCGGCGAGGCCCAGCACAGGCTCGGGCGCCTGCTCGATCGCGACGAACGCTTCGGGCTCGTCGCCTCGGCCAGCGCGGAGGTAATCAAGCCGAGCATCTTCGGCATCATCATCATCACCGCGGTCTATCTGCCGATCTTCGCGCTCGAAGGCATCGAGGGCAAAACCTTCCATCCGATGGCGATCACCGTCGTCCTCGCGCTTACCGCCGCACTTCTGCTGTCGCTCACCCTGGTTCCGGCCGCGGTGGCGCTGTTCGTGACCGGCAAGGTCGAGGAAAAGGAGAACTGGCTGATGCGCGGTCTCGGCAAGGGCTATCGCCCGATGCTCGACCGCGTCCTCAATTGGCCGAAGGCTGCACTGGCTGGTGCTTTGGTGCTTGTCGCGCTGAGCGGCGTGGCGGCGACCAGTCTCGGGTCCGAGTTCATCCCGGACCTCGACGAAGGCGATATCGCGATGCACGCGATGCGCATTCCCGGAACGAGCCTGACCCAGTCGATCGCGATGCAGGAGGCGCTGGAGAAGAGAATCAGGCAGTTCCCCGAAGTCGAGCGGGTGTTCGCGAAGATCGGCACGCCCGAGGTCGCGACCGATCCGATGCCGCCGTCGGTCGCCGACAATTTCATCATGCTCAAGGACCGGAAGGAGTGGCCCGACCCCAGAAAGCCGCGCGACCAGCTCGTCGCCGAGCTCAACAAGGCGGTGAACGAAGTGCCGGGGAATAATTATGAGTTCACCCAGCCGGTGAAGATGCGGATGAATGAGCTGATCGCCGGCGTTCGCGCCGACGTTGCGATCAAGCTGTTCGGCGACGATCTCGATCAACTGCTCGAATCGGGGCAGGCGATCGAGGAGGTAGCCGGCGGGATCGCGGGCGCGCGGGACGTGAAGCTCGAACAGGTCACCGGCCTGCCGATGCTTTCGGTCACGCCCGATCGCGACAAGCTTGCGCGCTATGGCGTGAGCATCGAGACGGTCCAGGATGCGGTTTCGACCGCGACTGGCGGGCGGCAGGCGGGCGAGCTCTTCAAGGGCGACCGGCGTTTCGACGTCATTGTCCGGCTTCCCGAGGCCATTCGCACCGACCTCGCGTCGCTCGGCAATCTCCCCGTTGCGCTTCCGGCCGGCGGCTTCGTGCCGCTTTCGGAGCTGGCGGAGATATCGCTCGCGGCTGGGCCGAACCAGATCAGCCGCGAGAACGGCAAGCGCCGCGCGGTGATCACGGCGAATGTCCGTGGTCGCGATCTCGGCTCATTCATCGACGAGCTGACCCAGAAGGTCGAAGCCGATGTCGTGCTGCCCGACGGCTATTATATCGAATATGGCGGGACGTTCGAGCAGCTCCAGTCGGCGACCGAGCGCCTCCAGATCGTGGTGCCGCTCGTTCTGCTGCTGATCTTCGGCCTCTTGTTCATGCTGTTCGGGTCGGTTCGCGACGCGGCCATCGTCTTCTCGGGCGTGCCGCTGGCGCTGACGGGAGGGGTCGCGGCGCTGGCGCTTCGCGACATTCCGCTCTCCATCTCGGCGGGCGTCGGGTTCATCGCACTCTCCGGGGTCGCGGTGCTCAACGGCGTGGTGATGCTATCCTTCATCAAGGATCTTCGCGAACGCGGAAAGGCGCTCGTCGATGCAATCCGCCAGGGCGCGCTGACCCGCCTCAGGCCGGTGATGATGACCGCGCTGGTTGCGTCGCTCGGGTTCGTACCGATGGCGCTCAATGTCGGGGCTGGATCCGAGGTGCAACGGCCGCTGGCGACCGTGGTCATCGGCGGGATCATCTCATCGACGATCCTGACGCTGCTGGTGCTGCCTGCGCTTTACCTCTTGGTCCATCGACGGACCGCGAAGGCCGAAGAGGAAGAATTGACGCGCCCGAGCGGCGTGTCCAGCCCTGCAGGCTGA
- a CDS encoding efflux RND transporter periplasmic adaptor subunit encodes MKKFPFPAAAAALFLAVPLAACGGGAEGEDKHEEGESHAEGEGEEDAKGPNGGKLLKNGDFAVEVTIFENGTEPQFRVFATRDGKPVDPKDVQLAITLTRLGGDVHRFTFRPQGKFLAGQGVVTEPHSFDVEVVAVVGGKRHVWKYANPEGRTRIAADAAKAGGIETAVVGPATVGEMRELYGTVQLSPTARSEIRGQFPGRVVSVTKALGDSVRRGELLARIESSESLQVYPVYATVGGVIAERNANPGDVTDGRALYVVTDPAQTTVVFNIFPRDLAIIRPGMRVTVETQDGAEIATAPLGQFLPDGNVEAGTALIRATIPNRSGTLRPGMALRGRVMVNPVTVPLAVRTEAIQPFRDFKVVYANFGQDYEVRMLKLGRSSPEWTEVLSGIKPGTAYVTKGSFLVRADIEKSGAGHDH; translated from the coding sequence ATGAAGAAGTTTCCATTTCCCGCCGCGGCTGCGGCGCTGTTCCTTGCCGTGCCTCTCGCTGCCTGCGGCGGCGGAGCCGAGGGCGAAGACAAGCATGAAGAAGGCGAAAGCCACGCCGAGGGCGAAGGCGAGGAAGATGCCAAAGGCCCGAACGGTGGCAAATTGCTCAAGAATGGCGATTTCGCGGTCGAGGTCACGATCTTCGAGAATGGCACGGAGCCGCAATTCCGCGTTTTCGCAACGCGGGACGGCAAACCGGTCGACCCGAAGGATGTCCAGCTCGCCATCACCCTCACGCGGCTTGGCGGCGACGTCCATCGCTTCACCTTCCGTCCGCAGGGCAAATTCCTCGCAGGGCAAGGTGTCGTCACCGAACCGCACAGCTTCGATGTCGAGGTCGTCGCGGTCGTGGGCGGCAAGCGGCACGTCTGGAAATATGCGAACCCCGAAGGGCGCACGCGGATCGCGGCCGACGCCGCCAAGGCCGGCGGCATCGAAACCGCGGTCGTCGGACCGGCGACGGTGGGCGAGATGCGCGAACTCTACGGCACCGTCCAACTGTCGCCGACCGCCCGCTCCGAAATTCGCGGCCAATTCCCCGGCCGCGTCGTCTCGGTGACCAAGGCGTTGGGCGACAGCGTCCGGCGCGGAGAGCTTCTCGCGCGCATCGAGTCGAGCGAGAGCCTCCAGGTCTATCCGGTATATGCGACCGTCGGCGGCGTGATCGCCGAGCGCAACGCCAACCCCGGCGACGTCACCGACGGGCGCGCCCTCTATGTGGTCACCGACCCGGCGCAGACCACGGTCGTCTTCAACATCTTCCCTCGCGACCTCGCGATTATCCGTCCGGGCATGCGGGTAACGGTGGAGACGCAGGACGGCGCCGAAATCGCGACCGCGCCGCTCGGGCAGTTCCTGCCCGACGGCAATGTCGAGGCGGGCACTGCGCTCATCCGCGCGACCATCCCGAACCGCTCGGGAACGCTCCGCCCGGGCATGGCCTTGCGCGGCCGCGTGATGGTCAACCCCGTCACCGTGCCGCTCGCCGTGCGCACCGAGGCAATCCAGCCCTTCCGCGACTTCAAGGTGGTCTATGCCAATTTCGGGCAGGACTATGAGGTCCGGATGTTGAAGCTCGGCCGTTCGTCGCCCGAATGGACCGAGGTCCTGTCGGGCATCAAGCCCGGCACCGCCTATGTTACCAAGGGCAGTTTCCTCGTTCGCGCCGACATCGAAAAGTCCGGCGCGGGCCACGACCATTGA